The Festucalex cinctus isolate MCC-2025b chromosome 14, RoL_Fcin_1.0, whole genome shotgun sequence DNA window TACCAATAGAAATAGTAAGAGACAATGGGAGTGAGCTAATAGTGTAATGCTCAAGGTTTACAACTTCTTTCAATGGAAACATTTAACCTCTAAAATTAATGGAATATATGTTTCATCAtttcaattgtaaaaaaaaaaaaaaagataataaattaACGTACAATCCTCAGTGGCGCCCCATCCAGAAATGGTACATTCCTCCCCATCATCAAGTGGGCCTTCAGGTAGACAGGCTGCCTTCACAAACTGGGTCTCATTGGCACAAACACCATCAGTGGCTTCAAGACGCAGCAATGCTGTACAAATGCAGTGTTGGGATATTATTAGGTTCCATGCAACATCCAAACTATGATACTGAATATAGAATGATCAAATGTCCCTGGTTTAAACCGAGACAATCCTGTTTTAACCAGTTTTGTCCCGAGTCCAGGTGGATCTTTTTTGCCAACTCCATGGTTTTGTCCTATTATGCAGGACCAGTCACAGCAACCCTtcttttatttgtgtgtttgtttgtgtttgtttgtttgtttgtttggtgtttgtttgtttgtttgtttgtttagttcaGTCAACAATCCAATTTTTGGGCTATGTGTATGCCAATCACagagttgtcatagcgattcatacgataaaccaattaaaacgcAATAACTGTTAAATCACTAACAGGTGTTTTTTCAGCATACcaaactacaactactactttcgtgtctaagaatcatgggaaatgtagtcccacTGGCCTAATGCTGTAGTCGTTGGTCAGACCCaacgcaagctgagcttttctggTGGCATATTTCAATGTTAGAATGAAGGGAAGCGTTACGGGGTAAACAGCACAGCTGGTttccaatggggtatatgccacggaagaggcgggagtgtttttgcacatcagctttggttctGGTTCGGTTTGCGATGTGTGGGCTGCGtgaaaatacttgtgcttccgactttgtgcccctcgtttGCGCATTCGCAACgtggaccggaaccaaactcatgtgcaaaatcacgtaagtttgaagtcccgcctcttccgggGCATATATCCCATAGCTGTCGGGGTCGAGCTAAAGATGTAGGAAAATGGTGAGTGCTTTGCCTTGTTTACAGCTGTAGAATTGTCAACCAAGATATACAgtacttagcattagctaaagtaataacatAACCAGAATGACCAGCGATTAATTTTGTTATACTGTAAgtagttcctggtgagaatttattgtacatttcattttcagtgaaattgtagtgtcccggtttttaattttgaaactaTGGTCACCCTaccttattattatttcaaattcaCCATAGAACATATATCTTTCACAGTTGAGATATAGCACTTCCTTTACACCAATTAGAGCATTGGAGACACATTGTAGCATATTTGCAGAAGTAAAAAATACACTTGAAATTTCACAAATAGATGCATTTTTACACAAATAGCTGACGATGGGTTCCACGGACAAAACCGGAAATCGGTGCAAGTTAACTGTAAACCACAGGAATGCAATCTGGATTGCTCACCGATGTCATTGTGAACCGATACTGGAGTCTCCCTGTAGTTCTCATGCAAAATAGCCTCTTCAACATTAAAGATCTGTTCAGTGGGCTCATCGGTGTCAAGCGAGAGTCCTCCCATAACCACCTGCATGTCATTTCCCTGCTCACTGTTCAAACACATGAACGCGACATCAGAAGGGTTTGCAACATATTTGTAAAATGTGCTAGTCCAAATTGCTCTTACATGCAATGTCCAGCTGTCAATATCCAGCAGCTGTCAATGAGAACACCTCCGCAGATGTGTCTGTATGCCTGAGTGGATCTCTTGGGTCTCACTTGCACAGACACCTGCCAAGGTAATGCCCCAGGGGATACCTTTAATCCCCCAAAGATTCGGGTCATGACTTTCTTTGGCTGAGGCTTCCCGCAAGTGCTGAACAGTATTGGAGAAAGTTCGGGAGTGGGTGAGGGGTCACTAGGCTGTGGAGGCTGGATGGGCTTTTGGGTTGGGGCGGGTGGTGTTGGCTGGGGCTTTGGGGCAGGGGGCTTAGGAGGGGCTGGAGATGCTGGGGTAGCTGGGGTAGCCGGAGGATTCCAGAAGAATTCACAGTCACACATGTAAAACATCTATTTTCAGTTATGTGCACTTAAAACTGAATCTTGTGCAAAGACTTGAAGTCTCCGTACCTTCCGAACACTCGTCTACATCACAGTAGTTCCACAGCAGCTTTTGGCCTCTTCTCAAGAAGCACCACGGTGTCAAGTCGCCATCTGGGTTCCTAAGGTATAGAAAACATCACACTTAACAACCTTTTTCTGTaagtagccattttcagcagcatcCTTTGAGAAAAAGTTAACCTGCAGAAATTGTGGGGGCCCAGGCCATCACTGTCCTCAAATGAGTTGAAAGGATTCATTCCTTTCTGCAGGATGAAGTGAGAGTTCCAATAGAGGCATTCGTCGCCATTAATTGTCTCACTCACGGTGCCACGATACGACTCGCCATCATCATCAAAACAGTCATTTGGGCCTGTGAATCATAACAACCCACTTCAATCAATTGTATCATATAGCTtccaacatgaatgttaaaggaatacttgactcattgagccattttcagcggtaaaaagttaatattttgtccagtatTAATTcgataactttattatttttcacgtacaattaactttaaaaacacattttcccacttgctgtcgactgaagatggcatcacctgtgttgaggaaataggtaatgaccaatcacagatcagctgttttctgggtttggccagtaaactgagccatgattggttgctacctgtatccaggtgatgtcatcttcaattgacagcaagtggcaaaattatttttagaaatgtattaactgttcatgaaaaataatgaagttatctcATTACaggtaattatagacaaaatattatcttcttactgtAGAAAATCACGCTAGCATAAAATAGGAAATGCCATGGAAGGCTAACGGAAATTAACATTGTTATTTCAGCCACTTTAAACCATCACGAAACAGTTACTTTAACACACCCATGGCCATTACACAAACAAGACGAACCTTCACAGGTTAGCTTAGTATACCGCTAGCTAGTACGTTAGACATGATACAGATGGATTAATCATTTAAACCCTTACCAAAAGTGTAGAAACAACCTGTGTTCTCAGTTGGCCTGTGTAAGGGGAAGGATTCTAGAATGTAAAGttatttttaactaaaaatgaaaaatctttCCATAGGTCAACGTGGCTGTTAACACAAATGTATCCGCTGCATATGTGCActccaaaatcttttttttttttttttttaaattgaatatgAGGCTTGATAAAGCACTTTGGACAGCAGTTTCTTTGTTTGAAATGGTTGAAGATGTACAACTCCAGGATCTAACCGTGAAACTTACCAACGTGGCAGAAACGACCTCTGAAGCCTGAAGCACATTCACACTCGAAGTTGTTACCATCCCTGATGCACTGTCCACCATTCTTACATGGATTAGGCTCACAAACAGCATCTGGAGAAAAACAGTAAACATTACTCGTCATGAACAATGTTCAGCAAGTTAGGCCATTGGTGTGAATAGAGAAATGGTTCCTCACATGTTCTACAGTTTGGCGGCTGGAAGGGATGCTTGCATTTGCACTCATAAAAAGGTGGCGTGGAAGTCAACACACACTCACCACGGCCACATAAACCTCTCTTGCAAAATTTGGGAGCTGGAACATTCATCATGTTTTATATTGGTTAATTCTTGGAAACTCCATATGCTATATGCAGCAGATGCTTTCTTACCTCTCTCGCAGCGTCTTCCCTTGAAATGTTTTGGACagtcacatttgatttttttcttgccCTTTTCTCTGCATACGCCATCATTTTGGCAAGGATTTGGGTCACATCGGCCTGAGAGAAAGGAAGGTGTAGCACATGTCACAttatacgtaaaaaaaaaaaaaagaatgacttaaagaagaaggctttgatttacTGATTCTCACCCGTTCGCTCTTGAAGGTCAAAGAGCCAGTCACTttggtcatcatcatcgtcgtcatcatcgtcgtctCCCAAAATTGCAAAGAACAGGTCTAAAAGGTATGACAAGATACAAATGTGTGCATATTTGACATGCTAGAAACATGAAATATCAGACACTTACCGTTAATTATATCCTCAAAAATTTCTTTCCTTTTTGGATGTTTTCCATGTTTATGACCTCTGACTTCATGAGGGCCATGTCCATGGTCATGGTCATGATCATGGCGGTGACGATGATGCTTTTTGTGCTTGTGAGGTTTCAACTGGGGGGAACATTATTTTACAATGGGTTATTTTACaaaggttaaaaataaaattgtttggcatatttggaaaatagaaaaTATCTGTGGCAGTACAGGTCAtttaacatttgtttatttatggttAGTATCTTAATCAAGTTCTTGtgtaaacaccccccccccccccccacacacacacacacacacacaaccaatcagattcccTGATATAGATTACCCATAAAATTTGCAGATTACCCAtgtttatttttgcaatttCCCATACGTTCCCATTAATTCCCACGGAACATTTCCAACAGTGTTGCAACTCTACTTGTGATTAGTCAACGTTATTATGGCATCAGTGAATCGCTTTGAAGAGAAACAGCTGGTGAATGGCTGCATTTTATTCCAAAGACAAAACATAACAACAGCAAATAGCAAACCATAATAAGCAGGCACCGGTAGTGAACAGGGAATACATACTTCAGCGGGGATGAGGATCACAGCAAGAAAGAGGCAAAAGAAGAGCAGCTTCAGGTTCATGATGGCAGCAGATGTGGCGACACGCAGACAAATGAGAGCAGCAGATCGCACTCACTTTTGTCAACCTTCCCATGAGTACACTAACCTTTGATACGCTTTACTCTGGCATCGTGTGGGTCGATGCTATTGATTTTGCTTTCTATATTTGAGGATTTAGGTGCAGtcgcaaacacaatattgttcaAATCAGCGGACCAAACCATGGATATTTTAATACCATCAAAATAGACCcttttagtgtttgttttagtgAGATTTCTATGAATAGTTTGCTAACGAAGAACAAAGAAGGTTTGCAAAGCAATCACATGCTGTAGTGATAATGAAATATTACTATtatgatttattaatttatttgggTTACATTACAGTTATGGCCTAATGGAATCTTCCACATCTGCCCACCATTTGTGCCCCCTCAGGGAAAAGTTCATTTGCAAGGAACGTATTTGTTTGACTGTAGACTTTGGTTCAACATACACTGGCTAACTCCCAAGATAAACTACACGGCGATTTAAACTCGCTTCACCCCAAATCCACTGCAGTGTCACGTACAATCCAGTCTTTCGGGTGGACCAAGAGGATTTTGGATGTTATTTTATGGTTGTGTTACATCAAACTATAAAACTTTCAGAAATGTTAGATACGAGACATTGTGTTACGATGTCCCTCCATAATGTAAATACATTAAGTTACTCTTAGAAGGAAGAATATATCAAAGAGGAACTGACCACAGTGTCAACACAGGACCCATTTAAGGGccaaattccaaaataaatcatgttATAATTATGACACTAATGGGGTTGGAAGGCTATGAAAATATTGCCCGACTTGTCTGAGGCTGACACATGTTTAGTCTGTGTCAAATATTAGAATTCCTGGGAAGCTCAATTGATAGACCATCAGGACCACCAAACCTCATTGTAGTTCACACAGCATTTGGGCCACTAATTTACTGGAAAGTTCAGTTTAAAGTCTGAAAAGTTAATATAAGCAAACAAGTGGAGCTTAAGATGCTGCATTACAGATCACAATTGGATTTGCATTGGTTCCGTTGTGGTCGTGGCCAGGACACAAGGCCAGGTGGAGGCTGTCGGAGAAGCTCCCTGCACAGAAGCAGAACAGCGGTGACATATCGTCTGCACCCACAAACATCACCGACCCGGCTGGGAAATTACACAAAATTCCAATTCGGCTGAAGTGCTTCGTGACAAGCAGCCGATGTGGCGCCCCTCGGTGCCAGGCTGTGTACTCCCCAGCATAAAACTCCACGCACCACGACTCGTCCCCTCGACCCAGCCAGCAGTCCTCAGCGACGCCCTTGCGTGGAATGCTGGGATACGTGACGCCGAGCTCCCAGTAGGTCTTACCAGTCACGTCCATCTCCCAGTAATGACGGCCAAAGCTGAAGCTTTGCAAGCTGATGACGTTAAGAGTGGTGTCAAAGCGGGAAGGGGTGTCCGGAAGCTCCTGCCATGCGTCCGTGTAGGTGACACTGTCACCTTTGGGAGAGATGAGCAACTTGGGATGGGCTGTGTCTGGATCCAACGACACGTCACTCCAATCTGAAGAGACATTCATACTGTATCACTTCAGCGAGAATAAACTATGAACACGTTATGGTAGATAAACTTTAAACTAACAACTTTTCATAAGATTCTTCATGGTAGGAGTGAGGGAGGAGATGAGCAGAAGCATGTTGTTGGTGAGGCTGACAATCTGGTCAGCTTTGGCGGCGTCCAAGCTCACACTGCAACATTCGGAACTATTGAGCACATCAGGCACTCTGGAAGAGGTCACACACAAATAGAAACATGTTGAGTCTGATTATGGCTGATGTTAATCACAGTTTAATTGTGGTGGTGGTAATACATACCTGTCTATCGCCCATGCGCCTTGGTGGTCGGGCTGAGAAGAAGCAAGAAAATGGTCGCATTGTcaatcattattgctaaaatttCACTCTGAATAGCACAAAGTCGACAGTATTAATTCAATACTTCCAGAGTTAAATTTAACACTTCAAAAGTGTCTATACTGGGCCACACTAAATAGATTTTACACTGTTTTAACTTATCTGCAGATTTAATCTAAAACTCGGTGATCAActcaaataaattcaaataacaCCTACTCTGGACACTAATTACACTACAGGAGTTAAAGTTAAATCAACTCCCAAAAATATAAGCATGGAATTTtaacattccatttttttttgctgtgtagtaagataatatatataaataaaacaaaaataacaaaacatatatTCAGACAATATTTATAGGctattgcaaaaataaataaataaatacataaataaataaataaaaagacttaACACTAGAAAGCCATTTAGAGATTGAACAAATCCACTATTTCATCAGTTAAAATTATTCAAAATGTTATTAATTGGTAGATTTCAGCATTTGGCAAATTATGCTAAAGGTGCATAATATGTCATTGAATATTCAAATGAGATTTGAAAACAGAGAAAGCAAGTACAAGTTGAAAGGAATGCTGATctttaagaaaaacaagattTTGGACCAGACTGCTGAATCAACTTAAGGAACaatcttaataaataaatcaaacactGCACTAACACAACATACAGAACCAGTATCATTTGAACTGTAGAAATATTTCCCACGCTCATTCACCGTTGCATGAGCATGCAAGTCCACGTGGTCCAGAGTTGCTGTGATTCCAGCCAGGTCCTGTTCTATCTCCTGGAGTCGAGTCCAGTTCCTCTCCATGAGCCAGTCCAGAGCTGAGACAGCAGCACGCTCCTCAGCCTCCAGGTGCGACAGCGTGGTCCTCAGGTCCTTGTCCAGTATGGCTTGGATCTCCAGATGTTTTCTTATTATGCTCTCCTTTGTCACATAGGACTTTTTCTGAGGCATAAGTACTCATCAGTTTAATGTGCTGCATTTAGAGAATAACTATAAATGTTTGCTTGACATGTTTATTGTCATCAACACATTCACACAATCAGCTTGTAAGTCATTACAGCGGTTAGCACGGCAAACAGACATCATGGACTTAGTGCTGTTGGTGATTTGCTTATGGTTACTTCATGTGTGTACAGTATGAGCAATACTGTATGTAAGGCAATTTAACAGTTGGCCGAATTTAGAGATAAACAAATGGGTTGTAAAGGGATCAACCATCCTTTTAGTATTGTTTCCTAAAGTTTTCGATAACTTTTAGGACTGGGGACTTTCTCTTTGAGAACTTACAGTGATTTCTGATTGTTGCATGGCCAGGTTCTTCTGTCTGTCTTTCACCACCTCCCTCTGCATCTTTAGACATTCTTGATGACTTTTTAACAACTCCTGCAGAGAATGGTGCAAATATTGACCATGCGATAGCCTCAAATGGATGAATAAGCAGTTCAATTTGGGCCTTAATAATGCAACAGAGAGTTGGAttattgttaaattaaaaatattatataaaatatagatataaaaattgttacattatgaattaattcatttttgtcTAAGTGTTGAAAAACGTTTTAAAAACTTCCGCAGTAGGTAAGCAAATATGCCATACTCAAATTGTGGAATTATCCAGTATGCAAGATAAAATCTAAAAGATATCCAGTGGGCTACTGTTATAGTATGTGTAAACATCGTCAAAGAAACTGATTGCATAATTACACTTTGTGCTGTATCTCAATAGAAACCAAAATAGAAGtgattaaaagggaagtcaaccgtaAACATTTATTGGCAATTATGTTACATGTGACCAcactaaacataacattctgattaatattacatttgtggagtaAGAGTCATGCGCAAAATCCTGCCATTTTTATCCacctcaggtggcggccattttgccacttgctgtcgactgaagatgacatcaaagttgctcaggCAAATACTAaccacagctcacctattttccgaagctgagctgtgattggttgttagctgagacctgagcaactgtgatgtcatgactcatattccactaacacattaaccagaataccgtatttagactagtggggctgtatAGAACATGACTTCCCAAGTGGTATGACTTTCTTGATGTTCATTATATTTTTAAGCCTTGAACTTTTCTGCGACTCAACTTCCTGTACAAACATCGAAACCTACTCCTGACTGACATAAGCTacttttactttattcttttaTCAATTGATATGAACTTGCACCACTAAACCATTTAAACAATGCTATATTTTAAAAGGAAAGACTCCAAATAatactaatattaataatacgAGTACTCAGACAACCTCTCAACCAGTGTACGTGTGCTTGATGCAGAAACACAAAGTCCACAGAAAAGAGGCAGCGAGTAGCTTTGGTATAGCTGGAGATCTTGTGATTGGTGGTGATTTAAAGCTTTATTGGCTTCGTTTTCAATACAACAATCGGCAGTGTGGGTTTTCATTCACTGTATAAAACAATACTTTCAAACACGGGCTTGCTTACATTAGGTGTATTATCTAATGATCTATTATTTGTATGTATATTGGGTAtggcaataaaatatattaagatTTATATTTCCAATACATGTAAAGGGCATGTTTCAGAGAGCCTGAGAGGGGTGCCATTTTCTCTTTGTACGGATGTAATGAAAGCTGGCATGTCCAGGAGTGAAGGCTTAGTGTAGAAGCTTGGATCATTCATTACCATGTAGAGGCAGCAAAACTGTTTCAGCAAGTCAACTGACTgcttttcccagtgtttttttttttttaatt harbors:
- the LOC144001113 gene encoding factor VII-activating protease; amino-acid sequence: MNLKLLFFCLFLAVILIPAELKPHKHKKHHRHRHDHDHDHGHGPHEVRGHKHGKHPKRKEIFEDIINDLFFAILGDDDDDDDDDDQSDWLFDLQERTGRCDPNPCQNDGVCREKGKKKIKCDCPKHFKGRRCERAPKFCKRGLCGRGECVLTSTPPFYECKCKHPFQPPNCRTYAVCEPNPCKNGGQCIRDGNNFECECASGFRGRFCHVGPNDCFDDDGESYRGTVSETINGDECLYWNSHFILQKGMNPFNSFEDSDGLGPHNFCRNPDGDLTPWCFLRRGQKLLWNYCDVDECSEATPASPAPPKPPAPKPQPTPPAPTQKPIQPPQPSDPSPTPELSPILFSTCGKPQPKKVMTRIFGGLKVSPGALPWQVSVQVRPKRSTQAYRHICGGVLIDSCWILTAGHCIEQGNDMQVVMGGLSLDTDEPTEQIFNVEEAILHENYRETPVSVHNDIALLRLEATDGVCANETQFVKAACLPEGPLDDGEECTISGWGATEDSDNGSNHLLEANVLLINQEKCSDSKIYGSVLDNSMFCAGHLQGGVDACQGDSGGPLTCEQNNTHVIYGLVSWGDQCGKKNKPGVYARVTHFLDWIKSKTQASS
- the LOC144001114 gene encoding putative E3 ubiquitin-protein ligase TRIML1 isoform X2 gives rise to the protein MQREVVKDRQKNLAMQQSEITKKSYVTKESIIRKHLEIQAILDKDLRTTLSHLEAEERAAVSALDWLMERNWTRLQEIEQDLAGITATLDHVDLHAHATPDHQGAWAIDRVPDVLNSSECCSVSLDAAKADQIVSLTNNMLLLISSLTPTMKNLMKNWSDVSLDPDTAHPKLLISPKGDSVTYTDAWQELPDTPSRFDTTLNVISLQSFSFGRHYWEMDVTGKTYWELGVTYPSIPRKGVAEDCWLGRGDESWCVEFYAGEYTAWHRGAPHRLLVTKHFSRIGILCNFPAGSVMFVGADDMSPLFCFCAGSFSDSLHLALCPGHDHNGTNANPIVICNAAS
- the LOC144001114 gene encoding zinc-binding protein A33-like isoform X1 yields the protein MQREVVKDRQKNLAMQQSEITKKSYVTKESIIRKHLEIQAILDKDLRTTLSHLEAEERAAVSALDWLMERNWTRLQEIEQDLAGITATLDHVDLHAHATPDHQGAWAIDRVPDVLNSSECCSVSLDAAKADQIVSLTNNMLLLISSLTPTMKNLMKSYWSDVSLDPDTAHPKLLISPKGDSVTYTDAWQELPDTPSRFDTTLNVISLQSFSFGRHYWEMDVTGKTYWELGVTYPSIPRKGVAEDCWLGRGDESWCVEFYAGEYTAWHRGAPHRLLVTKHFSRIGILCNFPAGSVMFVGADDMSPLFCFCAGSFSDSLHLALCPGHDHNGTNANPIVICNAAS